A part of Prolixibacteraceae bacterium genomic DNA contains:
- a CDS encoding DUF2157 domain-containing protein — MITTKQLKELIEAEVIDDVTAMKITAFYKEKSGGANRRLAVIFSILGALLIGLGVIEIIAHNWDSFSRLTKGIFSMSPLIIGQFICGITLFQKKKLSIWHEAAASFLVMAIGASISLISQTYHMDGEMSSFMISWIIPILPVIYLMRSSMATAFYVIGAAIYAGSLGPKSDPLLFLLSYGGLLLPMLPYYISLIKRAPSGAMTTLLHWVVVLTTSLVVLTAFKDAEVVWIVPLYLSVFITLYLIGIGGFAKTLSAKYSAYSMVGSLGALSVLFTLSNDHYWRKLSSASFSLSDMIMQPSIWCTIVCVVVSAVLLYRVIKLQKRRWSLSPLVYSILLYIPVFLISVYLPVGKLFTNILLLFIGIYYILDGYKKNLWQSTNLGLLILFVWTQFRLFDMKMDFVVKGILFILLGGCFIGANIWILMRKRVK, encoded by the coding sequence CGAAGCGGAGGTCATCGATGATGTCACCGCAATGAAAATCACCGCTTTCTATAAAGAGAAATCAGGCGGGGCTAACCGTCGTCTTGCGGTGATATTTAGCATTCTTGGTGCCCTGCTTATTGGTTTAGGTGTTATCGAAATTATTGCCCATAACTGGGATTCCTTTAGTCGTTTAACTAAAGGGATATTCTCGATGTCACCGTTGATTATTGGTCAATTTATCTGTGGAATAACCCTATTCCAAAAGAAAAAATTATCCATATGGCATGAAGCGGCAGCCTCTTTTCTCGTGATGGCTATAGGAGCAAGTATTTCATTGATCAGTCAAACATATCATATGGATGGAGAGATGTCCTCCTTTATGATCTCATGGATCATTCCAATCTTACCTGTAATCTATCTTATGCGATCTTCAATGGCAACTGCCTTCTATGTAATAGGTGCTGCCATCTATGCAGGATCGTTAGGCCCTAAAAGTGATCCACTTCTATTCTTATTAAGTTATGGTGGACTGCTTTTACCTATGTTACCTTATTATATATCATTGATAAAAAGAGCTCCCAGTGGTGCTATGACCACACTTCTTCATTGGGTTGTAGTCTTAACAACTTCTTTGGTTGTTCTAACTGCATTTAAAGATGCAGAGGTGGTTTGGATAGTACCTCTATACTTATCCGTTTTCATTACCTTATATCTCATTGGAATAGGAGGCTTTGCCAAAACATTAAGTGCCAAATATTCCGCATATAGTATGGTTGGTTCGTTGGGAGCACTATCAGTTCTCTTTACACTCTCGAATGACCATTATTGGCGTAAATTATCTAGTGCATCCTTCTCATTAAGTGATATGATTATGCAGCCGTCTATTTGGTGCACAATCGTATGTGTTGTGGTATCTGCCGTACTTCTTTATCGTGTTATCAAGTTACAGAAACGCAGGTGGTCATTATCACCTTTGGTTTACAGTATATTATTATATATTCCCGTTTTTCTGATAAGTGTTTATCTGCCAGTCGGAAAGTTGTTTACAAATATATTGCTTTTGTTTATTGGCATCTACTATATCTTGGATGGCTATAAAAAGAATCTATGGCAATCTACTAATTTAGGTCTTCTTATTCTTTTTGTGTGGACCCAATTTCGACTATTTGACATGAAAATGGACTTCGTCGTAAAAGGCATCCTCTTTATCTTGCTTGGGGGCTGTTTTATAGGTGCAAACATTTGGATATTAATGCGTAAAAGAGTCAAGTAG
- a CDS encoding GDYXXLXY domain-containing protein, protein MKNIKYIFPLFIVMVLIQWFIPMKMVWDNEAILRNGNVYKFKTAPVDPTDIFRGKYVHLSFDVETLKVQNAKAFRYGDKVFLTIVKNQNGYASIKRVSTDVPNDDYDYIKAEINYVKAEKQQIVVRFPFERFYMEESLALPAEKAHRKSMKRSNSKTYAIVKVLDGNSLVEEVMIDDKPIRDVALESVEK, encoded by the coding sequence ATGAAAAATATAAAATATATCTTCCCACTGTTTATCGTAATGGTCCTGATTCAATGGTTTATTCCAATGAAAATGGTCTGGGATAATGAAGCCATTTTACGAAATGGAAATGTATATAAGTTTAAGACGGCTCCTGTTGATCCAACGGATATCTTTAGAGGTAAATATGTTCACCTCTCATTTGATGTCGAAACATTAAAGGTACAAAATGCAAAGGCATTCAGATATGGAGATAAGGTGTTCCTTACGATTGTAAAGAATCAAAACGGTTATGCTTCCATAAAAAGAGTTTCAACTGATGTTCCCAATGACGATTATGACTACATAAAAGCAGAGATCAACTATGTAAAAGCAGAAAAGCAGCAGATTGTGGTGAGATTCCCTTTTGAACGTTTTTATATGGAAGAGTCATTGGCGTTACCTGCAGAAAAAGCACACCGTAAGTCGATGAAACGTTCCAATAGTAAAACGTATGCGATCGTAAAAGTTCTTGATGGAAATAGTTTGGTTGAAGAGGTTATGATCGATGATAAGCCCATTCGTGATGTTGCGCTGGAGAGTGTCGAGAAATAA